The genome window TCTTTTCACCTTGGTCATGTAATCACCGCCATCAATATTGAGGTGGAATTTAAGCTCTTTGACCTTTTGAGAGGTATTGTGTTTTCGGGCCTCTTTGTCTTTTTTAGACATTTCGTATTTAAATTTGCCATAATCGAGAATTTTACAAACTGGTGGGTTTGACCGAGGGCTTACTTCTACGAGGTCCAAACCGTATTGCTTGGCTTTATAGAGTGCTTGATGTAGTTCTAGGACGCCGAGCTTTTCTCCATTGGGGTCTATGACTAGCATCTGACGAGCTCGGATTCTTTTGTTTGTGCGTAAATGTTGGATAATGGAACTCCTTGTTATGATTCATCTGAAGTGGAGGGTGCAGAGATGCTGCAATACCACATATGGGGATTTATTTGATAAAGTGGGCGAAACGAATAGCGTGTCATTTGCATAGACAGCATGACTGCGATGGCGCTTCTTGTGATGGTACTATGAATATCATATCTATTATCAGTTTATATCGGTTCACCCACCGAGGATCTTGATCATAAAATGTTTCCTTATCGAGGCAAGCAAAATTCAGTACGTAAGCTCAAGTTTTTAACTTGACTGACGTATAATATTGTATAACTCATTGTAGTTACAAAATTAAGGAGATTATTTACATGAAATCACTTCGAAATCTAAAAACGATTCTCGCCGTTGGGGTCCTTGCTCTACCAGGTAGCCTATTTGCTCAAGAACCTAGTTTTATCTCTAATGCTCGAATAAGACCCACGAGTTTGAATAACGCGGATGCTTCGGGCAGCTACATCTCGGCTTTTGGTGGTGTAACTTTACTGCAAGATGAATCAGGTTTCAACGGAGATTTAGATAGTGAGATAGGCGCTATGGTTGGCGGAAAAATTGGTTATGACATAGATAGCAAGCAACTACCCGCTTTGTGGGGTGGCAACGTGGGTATCACCACCGCAGTGGAGATGGAAAGTTTTTACTTAGATAATTCCGAAGATATAGATCTTGAATCAATTTTCTTTGGATTAAATGGTATTGTCCGCTTTGACCTCTTTAATAACTTTATCGAACCATATGTTGGAGCTGGTATAGGTGGAGTTTATTCGGAGTTGGGGGATGACGACGATGTGTTAC of Verrucomicrobiota bacterium contains these proteins:
- a CDS encoding outer membrane beta-barrel protein, with amino-acid sequence MKSLRNLKTILAVGVLALPGSLFAQEPSFISNARIRPTSLNNADASGSYISAFGGVTLLQDESGFNGDLDSEIGAMVGGKIGYDIDSKQLPALWGGNVGITTAVEMESFYLDNSEDIDLESIFFGLNGIVRFDLFNNFIEPYVGAGIGGVYSELGDDDDVLLAWQLLDGVQLDVGKGFALFVEHKWLSIMDGNFTSGGTTTSWDWLHQHTVAGGLKYKF
- the infC gene encoding translation initiation factor IF-3; translation: MITRSSIIQHLRTNKRIRARQMLVIDPNGEKLGVLELHQALYKAKQYGLDLVEVSPRSNPPVCKILDYGKFKYEMSKKDKEARKHNTSQKVKELKFHLNIDGGDYMTKVKRAEEFMSKGMKVKLMMVFRGREMGKKGMGFELVNKLKSDLEHVGSADFEPKMIGRNINLMLTPLPAKKRKLKYTEVEPEAEDEVSVSSEAASVEKAPLNGAQTKG